Proteins found in one Micromonospora sp. WMMD1082 genomic segment:
- a CDS encoding alpha/beta hydrolase — translation MTAGGRLRLPDGAELHHESRGPRDAPTVVFVNSHFMRGSSWWDFTGELTHRFRVVTYDLRDQGASASAEGELTLATHVDDLRHLVDALGGPVHLVGTSVSTLICRDFAVAHPDAVAGMVLVGPVFNPFGGRRRAQLTRSWLRSLELGGPRALFDHLYPLLYAERTVEVGGAATYLALRERFLAHNTAAGLARSLRASLGGDDGWAVLTRVVCPVSLVVGGSDFFSSPASVAELARLMPDARSVVLPTAGHLAYVEAPAEFADLVARFVSEVEAARAIPIGAP, via the coding sequence ATGACCGCCGGCGGGCGGCTGCGGCTCCCGGACGGCGCGGAGCTGCACCACGAGTCCCGGGGGCCGCGGGACGCGCCGACCGTGGTGTTCGTCAACAGCCACTTCATGCGTGGATCGTCGTGGTGGGACTTCACCGGCGAGCTCACCCACCGGTTCCGGGTGGTCACGTACGACCTGCGCGACCAGGGCGCCTCCGCATCCGCCGAGGGAGAGCTGACCCTCGCCACCCACGTCGACGACCTGCGGCACCTCGTCGACGCGCTCGGGGGGCCGGTGCACCTGGTCGGCACGTCGGTGTCGACGCTGATCTGCCGGGACTTCGCCGTCGCCCACCCCGACGCGGTGGCCGGGATGGTGTTGGTCGGTCCGGTGTTCAACCCGTTCGGTGGCCGGCGCCGCGCCCAGCTCACGCGGTCCTGGCTGCGCTCGCTCGAACTGGGCGGCCCGCGCGCGTTGTTCGACCATCTCTACCCGCTGCTGTACGCGGAGCGGACGGTGGAGGTGGGCGGTGCGGCGACCTACCTGGCGCTACGGGAGCGCTTCCTGGCCCACAACACGGCCGCCGGCCTGGCCCGTTCGCTGCGCGCCTCGCTGGGCGGCGACGACGGATGGGCGGTGCTGACCCGGGTCGTCTGCCCGGTCTCCCTGGTCGTCGGCGGGTCTGACTTCTTCAGCAGCCCGGCCAGCGTGGCGGAACTGGCCCGGCTGATGCCGGACGCCCGGTCGGTGGTCCTGCCCACCGCCGGCCACCTCGCGTACGTCGAGGCACCCGCCGAGTTCGCGGACCTGGTCGCCCGCTTCGTGTCCGAGGTCGAGGCGGCCCGCGCGATCCCGATCGGTGCCCCGTGA
- a CDS encoding amidase, which produces MPNTTKESTSIASRVAEATRRSDRLNPLIGSVLRPLADRDAEAARLDRASADGEPRGPLHGMLLGVKDVIATADGPTTGQSRVHDPDWWAGRDAPVVRRLRAAGAIVVGKTTLAEHALSRPEPDDGFPVPRNPWDLDRWTGGSSSGSANGVAAGLFDAGIGTDCNGSIRIPAAMCGVTGLKPTYGLVSTRGCHPLSRSTDTVGPQARDVRDCAALLAVLAGRDAGPRWRDDLTGVRIGVPADLLDLAGLSDGCRAAFDASLDRLRACGATVVGVAVPVPDAFALFAAQILTVVVEAFEVHGSALRDRWDSYGRPFRRTAVLGGLIRGETYVRAQRVRQQGAHRLADHLTEVDAIATPTWPTVAPRFDDPEGMQQVSPLPTIWSAVGFPAVALPNGVDAAGLPYSLQLAGAPGNDFGLAAIADVYQRSTSWHLRGPADPVRPVDGPAAPRPPGGADAMIDEGLGRALRDLGVPVTDDECGQLAGTWARMGALVQLLPEVPADVAPLASAPR; this is translated from the coding sequence GTGCCGAACACCACGAAGGAATCCACGAGCATCGCGTCCCGGGTGGCCGAGGCGACGCGCCGCAGCGACCGGCTCAATCCCCTGATCGGGTCGGTGCTGCGGCCCCTCGCCGACCGGGACGCCGAGGCGGCGCGGCTGGACCGTGCCTCGGCCGACGGCGAGCCACGGGGTCCGCTGCACGGCATGCTCCTCGGCGTCAAGGACGTCATCGCCACCGCCGACGGCCCGACGACCGGGCAGAGCCGGGTCCACGACCCGGACTGGTGGGCGGGCCGGGACGCCCCGGTGGTACGCCGGCTGCGCGCCGCCGGCGCGATCGTGGTCGGCAAGACCACGCTGGCCGAGCACGCGTTGTCCCGGCCCGAGCCCGACGACGGGTTCCCGGTGCCGCGTAACCCGTGGGACCTGGACCGGTGGACCGGGGGTTCCAGCTCGGGCAGCGCCAACGGGGTGGCGGCCGGCCTCTTCGACGCCGGCATCGGCACCGACTGCAACGGCAGCATCCGCATCCCCGCCGCGATGTGTGGGGTCACCGGCCTGAAACCCACGTACGGCCTGGTGTCCACGCGTGGCTGCCACCCGCTGAGCCGCTCGACCGACACCGTCGGCCCGCAGGCCCGGGACGTCCGCGACTGCGCCGCACTGCTGGCCGTCCTGGCCGGTCGTGACGCAGGGCCGCGCTGGCGGGACGACCTCACCGGCGTACGGATCGGGGTGCCGGCGGACCTGCTCGACCTGGCCGGCCTGAGCGACGGCTGCCGGGCAGCCTTCGACGCGTCCCTCGACCGGCTCCGCGCCTGCGGCGCCACCGTGGTCGGCGTGGCGGTCCCGGTGCCGGACGCCTTCGCCCTGTTCGCGGCGCAGATCCTCACCGTGGTGGTGGAGGCGTTCGAGGTGCACGGCAGCGCCCTGCGCGACCGCTGGGACTCGTACGGCCGGCCGTTCCGTCGGACCGCGGTCCTCGGCGGGCTGATCCGGGGTGAGACGTACGTGCGGGCGCAGCGCGTCCGGCAGCAGGGTGCGCACCGGCTGGCCGACCACCTGACCGAGGTCGACGCGATCGCCACCCCCACCTGGCCGACCGTCGCACCCCGCTTCGACGATCCCGAGGGCATGCAGCAGGTCTCTCCGCTGCCGACGATCTGGAGCGCCGTCGGCTTCCCCGCGGTCGCCCTACCGAACGGGGTCGACGCCGCCGGGCTGCCGTACTCGCTGCAACTGGCCGGCGCACCCGGCAACGACTTCGGGCTCGCCGCCATCGCCGACGTCTACCAGCGCAGCACGTCCTGGCACCTGCGCGGGCCGGCCGACCCCGTGCGGCCGGTCGACGGACCGGCCGCGCCCCGGCCGCCCGGCGGTGCCGACGCGATGATCGACGAGGGCCTGGGCCGCGCCCTCCGCGACCTCGGTGTCCCGGTCACCGACGACGAGTGCGGCCAACTGGCCGGCACCTGGGCCCGGATGGGCGCGCTCGTGCAACTGCTCCCCGAGGTGCCGGCCGACGTGGCACCGCTCGCGTCGGCACCGCGATGA
- a CDS encoding ABC transporter ATP-binding protein, which produces MKNSTAAPDLDHSLTVPATPAIEVSGVHKRYGEVHAVRGVDLAIAPGEVVALLGPNGAGKSTLVDMIVGLSTPQEGTLRVFGHPPREAVNRGEIGAMLQEGGLLDDVSPRELLTMLGSLHRRPLSVDEVLDRAGITDVADRRGKLSGGQRQRVRLAAALVPDSRLLVLDEPTVAMDVLARRAFWAAMRDFVSDGRTVLFATHYLEEAEEFSDRVVLMRDGRIAADGSVADIRTVASGRTLTATVPGAPLDELRQLPGVLGATAQGDRVELACADSDAVVQALFLAFPKAHDVEIGSMGLEQAFLVLTGSTEEA; this is translated from the coding sequence ATGAAGAATTCGACAGCCGCACCGGACCTCGATCATTCACTCACCGTCCCCGCGACGCCGGCCATCGAGGTCTCCGGCGTGCACAAGCGCTACGGCGAGGTGCACGCCGTACGCGGCGTCGACCTCGCGATCGCCCCCGGCGAGGTCGTCGCGCTGCTCGGCCCGAACGGCGCCGGCAAGTCCACCCTGGTCGACATGATCGTCGGCCTGTCCACTCCGCAGGAGGGGACGCTGCGGGTCTTCGGCCACCCGCCCCGGGAGGCCGTGAACCGGGGCGAGATCGGCGCGATGCTCCAGGAGGGCGGGCTGCTCGACGACGTCTCCCCCCGGGAGCTGCTGACCATGCTCGGTTCCCTCCACCGGCGGCCGCTGAGCGTCGACGAGGTCCTCGACCGGGCCGGCATCACCGACGTGGCCGACCGGCGGGGCAAGCTCTCCGGCGGCCAGCGCCAGCGCGTACGGCTGGCGGCCGCCCTGGTGCCCGACTCCCGACTGCTGGTGTTGGACGAGCCGACGGTGGCGATGGACGTCCTGGCGCGGCGAGCCTTCTGGGCGGCGATGCGCGACTTCGTCAGCGACGGGCGGACCGTGCTGTTCGCCACGCACTACCTGGAGGAGGCGGAGGAGTTCTCCGACCGGGTGGTGCTGATGCGCGACGGCCGGATCGCCGCTGACGGCTCGGTGGCCGACATCCGGACGGTCGCCTCCGGCCGCACCCTCACCGCCACCGTGCCCGGCGCTCCGCTGGACGAGTTGCGCCAACTGCCCGGCGTGCTGGGCGCCACCGCCCAGGGCGACCGGGTGGAACTCGCCTGCGCCGACTCCGACGCGGTGGTGCAGGCACTCTTCCTCGCCTTCCCGAAGGCGCACGACGTCGAGATCGGCTCGATGGGCCTGGAGCAGGCTTTCCTGGTCCTCACCGGCAGCACGGAGGAAGCATGA
- a CDS encoding ABC transporter permease, which yields MSTGFVTFEVRRIIRSRKFWILAFLFPGLLYLVQASIFRDFTVPGTSVGYNAYLVGSLAAFGALFVSLNVGSRVAVERTTGWQRQLRLTPLSPVSYLFAKVMVAMVIALPAILTVSLTGALVENVDLTAGRWAQLIVGVWLGTLPFALLGLLIGQLATADNVQVFVSLTHMLLGFVGGALVPTFGFPNWLHWLSVAMPSHWLAAVGHQPVLRDRQLVTAALVLAAWTIVLGLAVVARYRRDTARL from the coding sequence ATGAGCACGGGTTTCGTCACGTTCGAGGTACGCCGGATCATCCGGTCGCGGAAGTTCTGGATCCTCGCGTTCCTCTTCCCCGGCCTGCTCTACCTGGTGCAGGCGAGCATCTTCCGGGACTTCACCGTGCCGGGCACCTCGGTCGGCTACAACGCGTACCTGGTGGGCAGCCTGGCCGCCTTCGGCGCGCTGTTCGTCTCGCTCAACGTCGGCAGCCGGGTGGCGGTGGAGCGGACGACCGGCTGGCAACGGCAGCTCCGCCTCACCCCGCTGTCCCCGGTCTCCTACCTGTTCGCCAAGGTCATGGTCGCGATGGTGATCGCCCTACCGGCGATCCTCACCGTGTCGCTGACCGGCGCGCTCGTCGAGAACGTCGACCTGACGGCCGGCCGATGGGCGCAACTGATCGTCGGCGTGTGGCTGGGCACCCTGCCCTTCGCCCTGCTCGGGCTGCTGATCGGCCAGCTCGCCACCGCCGACAACGTGCAGGTCTTCGTGAGCCTCACCCACATGCTGCTCGGCTTCGTCGGCGGCGCCCTGGTGCCCACGTTCGGCTTCCCGAACTGGCTGCACTGGCTGTCGGTGGCGATGCCGAGCCACTGGCTCGCCGCCGTCGGCCACCAGCCGGTGCTGCGGGATCGCCAGCTGGTCACGGCCGCGCTGGTGCTGGCGGCCTGGACGATCGTCCTCGGCCTCGCCGTCGTCGCGCGTTACCGGCGGGACACCGCCCGACTCTGA